One region of Myxococcus stipitatus genomic DNA includes:
- a CDS encoding DUF2267 domain-containing protein — protein MAQETEFPSTAAPVKERDESLDLQAFLDEIGNSREVSVNRVSGRDAAHAVLCTLARRLSDGEDVKLMRALGGDIGDLIGECTILRGPSHARRMHRDEFISDVADHLRIPVDQAFRVMTVVFTAIRDRIPEDEVAAVASQLPADLADSFRRPV, from the coding sequence ATGGCGCAAGAGACCGAGTTCCCTTCCACCGCCGCGCCCGTGAAGGAGCGCGACGAGTCCCTCGACCTCCAGGCGTTCCTGGATGAGATCGGCAACAGCCGCGAGGTCAGCGTCAACCGGGTGAGCGGACGCGACGCGGCGCACGCCGTGCTGTGCACGCTGGCCCGGCGGCTGTCGGACGGCGAGGACGTGAAGCTGATGCGCGCGCTGGGCGGCGACATCGGCGACCTCATCGGCGAGTGCACCATCCTGCGGGGCCCGTCCCACGCGCGGCGCATGCACCGCGACGAGTTCATCTCCGACGTGGCGGACCACCTCCGCATCCCCGTGGACCAGGCGTTCCGGGTGATGACGGTGGTCTTCACCGCCATCCGCGACCGCATCCCGGAGGACGAGGTCGCCGCGGTGGCCTCCCAGCTGCCCGCCGACCTCGCGGACAGCTTCCGGCGCCCTGTCTGA
- a CDS encoding efflux RND transporter periplasmic adaptor subunit — MRRAGTLTVALAMLAVGGGCKKDAEASKPGGPPSAQGGGRGGGRGPIAFPVEVEPVVTRDVEFVVNAVGSVDAFERVQITARVPGAVERVLFMEGQEVKKGDVLAEIEPARYAIAVRSADAALAKARAALAEAQAGAERRVAVNQASPGLLPAEQLDTYQARARTAEADVASAKANLDQAQLNQRDAYVRAPMDGVLQTRTVQTGQYVQPGAVLATLLRREPLLLRFNVPEADTARLKPGMQARFTVPSETGTFSGRITHVAQAADAASRMVPVTAEVAGEDAHRLRAGAFASVAVPVETRGERPVVPQTAVRPSERGFIAFVVEGDKARERVLELGMRTADGRVEVREGLKAGETLVVRGGEALRDGATVKVAEGRKPALTGEPRAEDAGGAGGAGR; from the coding sequence ATGCGACGCGCAGGAACGCTGACCGTGGCCCTGGCCATGCTGGCCGTGGGCGGAGGTTGCAAGAAGGACGCGGAGGCGTCGAAGCCGGGAGGCCCGCCGTCGGCGCAGGGCGGTGGACGGGGCGGTGGACGCGGCCCCATCGCCTTCCCCGTCGAGGTCGAGCCGGTGGTGACGCGCGACGTGGAGTTCGTCGTCAACGCCGTGGGCTCCGTGGACGCCTTCGAGCGCGTGCAGATCACCGCGCGTGTGCCGGGCGCCGTGGAGCGGGTGCTCTTCATGGAGGGCCAGGAGGTCAAGAAGGGCGACGTGCTCGCGGAGATCGAACCGGCGCGCTACGCCATCGCCGTGCGCTCGGCGGACGCCGCGCTCGCCAAGGCGCGCGCCGCGCTGGCGGAGGCGCAGGCCGGCGCCGAGCGCCGCGTCGCCGTCAACCAGGCCAGCCCGGGCCTGCTGCCCGCCGAGCAGCTCGACACCTACCAGGCCCGAGCCCGCACCGCCGAGGCGGACGTGGCGTCGGCGAAGGCGAACCTGGACCAGGCCCAGCTCAACCAGCGCGACGCCTACGTGCGGGCGCCCATGGACGGCGTGCTCCAGACCCGCACCGTGCAGACGGGGCAGTACGTGCAGCCGGGCGCGGTGCTCGCCACGCTCCTGCGCCGCGAGCCGCTGCTCCTGCGCTTCAACGTGCCGGAGGCGGACACGGCGCGGCTGAAGCCGGGCATGCAGGCGCGCTTCACGGTGCCCTCGGAGACGGGGACGTTCTCCGGCCGCATCACCCACGTGGCGCAGGCGGCCGACGCGGCCAGCCGCATGGTGCCCGTGACGGCGGAGGTCGCCGGCGAGGACGCCCACCGGCTGCGGGCCGGGGCCTTCGCCTCCGTGGCGGTGCCGGTGGAGACGCGCGGGGAGCGGCCGGTGGTGCCGCAGACGGCGGTGCGCCCCAGCGAGCGCGGCTTCATCGCGTTCGTGGTGGAGGGAGACAAGGCCCGCGAGCGCGTGCTGGAGCTGGGCATGCGCACGGCGGACGGCCGCGTGGAGGTGCGCGAGGGCCTCAAGGCCGGCGAGACGCTGGTGGTGCGCGGCGGCGAGGCCCTGCGCGACGGCGCCACGGTGAAGGTGGCCGAGGGCCGCAAGCCCGCGCTCACCGGAGAGCCGCGCGCCGAGGACGCGGGTGGCGCGGGAGGCGCCGGGCGATGA
- a CDS encoding efflux RND transporter permease subunit, translated as MNLTEACIKKPVLAWMIMAATIVFGLVAAQRIGISQFPDVDFPTINISVSWEGANPEAVESDVIEPIEEAVTQVEGVVSITSTARQGGANITVELDLSRNVDMALQDVQTKVSQAQRQLPEDIDPPVVTKTNPEDQPIIQVGVSGPFSQQVVSDFARYRVKEKLQTVPGVGEVQIGGSLERNVRIWVDASKLDAHALTVTDVIQALQREHVELPAGRIETAGREVNVRVLGEALDLETLRDIVVREQEGQPIYLHDVALVEDGFEDIRRMARVNGTPAQGLGIKKQRGANAVAVAKGVRAELVRIQKEAPEGMDVAVRFDSTQFIEESVHEIEFELMLACILTAFVCWVFLGSLSSTMNVVLAIPMSLLGTVAVIYFLGFTLNTFTLLGLALAVGIVVDDAIMVLENIFRHAEEGKERVRAAREGTAEITFAALAATMAVIAIFLPVVFMKGIIGKFFLQFGVTLCVAVLLSYVEAITLAPARCAQLLKTSREGRSKVGVWVDRAFTKLEHAYGRSLAWGLKRPWWVLFTAVLILAASIFAFRALPGEFVPSQDQSRLMVRLQTAVGSSLEETNRLFQRAEAFASSRPEVQSVFAVVGGGGGNASVNAGMMMLTLKPPEERMPQAQFQQLLRKELNSYPGLRAVVQDLSQQGFTAQRGFPVEFSVRGSDWDQLISASQEMREKLQASGKVVDLDTDYQLGMPELRITPDRARAADLGVPMQTVASTINALIGGVRVGKYSTGGRRIDVRLRLLADQRSRPEDLSVLKVRTAGGALVPLSSLVLQEERPALQAITRRDRERAISLFANVAPGSSQEEALATVERLAKDLPGGVRVVPGGASVAFRDSMSSLFFALFLGIGVAYMVLGAQFNSFLHPVTVLTILPLSVAGAAFALLGTGSTLNIFSMIGLLLLMGIVKKNSIILVDYALQERERGADALTAMLRAGPVRLRPILMTSTATMMAAVPAALALGAGSETRAPMSIAVLGGLSVSTVLSLLVVPAFYVVADRIKTRLGNLRGKRPDDEPGEPGHPAPREEPTRPAAHHG; from the coding sequence ATGAACCTGACCGAGGCGTGCATCAAGAAGCCGGTCCTCGCGTGGATGATCATGGCGGCGACCATCGTCTTCGGACTGGTGGCCGCGCAGCGCATCGGCATCAGCCAGTTCCCGGACGTCGACTTCCCCACCATCAACATCAGCGTGTCGTGGGAGGGCGCCAACCCGGAGGCCGTCGAGAGCGACGTCATCGAGCCCATCGAGGAGGCGGTGACGCAGGTGGAGGGCGTGGTCTCCATCACCTCCACCGCGCGCCAGGGCGGCGCCAACATCACGGTGGAGCTGGACCTGTCGCGCAACGTCGACATGGCGCTCCAGGACGTGCAGACCAAGGTGAGCCAGGCCCAGCGCCAGCTCCCCGAGGACATCGACCCGCCCGTCGTCACCAAGACGAACCCGGAGGACCAGCCCATCATCCAGGTGGGCGTGTCCGGGCCGTTCTCCCAGCAGGTGGTGAGCGACTTCGCGCGCTACCGGGTGAAGGAGAAGCTCCAGACGGTGCCCGGCGTGGGCGAGGTGCAGATCGGCGGCTCGCTGGAGCGCAACGTGCGCATCTGGGTGGACGCCAGCAAGCTGGACGCGCACGCGCTCACCGTGACGGACGTCATCCAGGCGCTCCAGCGCGAGCACGTGGAGCTGCCCGCGGGCCGCATCGAGACTGCGGGCCGCGAGGTCAACGTGCGCGTGCTCGGCGAGGCGCTCGACCTGGAGACGCTGCGCGACATCGTCGTGCGCGAGCAGGAGGGCCAGCCCATCTACCTGCACGACGTGGCGCTGGTGGAGGACGGCTTCGAGGACATCCGGCGCATGGCGCGCGTCAACGGCACGCCCGCGCAGGGCCTGGGCATCAAGAAGCAGCGCGGCGCCAACGCCGTCGCGGTGGCCAAGGGCGTGCGCGCGGAGCTGGTGCGCATCCAGAAGGAGGCCCCGGAGGGCATGGACGTGGCCGTGCGCTTCGACTCGACGCAGTTCATCGAGGAGAGCGTCCACGAAATCGAGTTCGAGCTGATGCTGGCCTGCATCCTCACCGCGTTCGTGTGCTGGGTGTTCCTGGGCTCGCTGTCGAGCACGATGAACGTGGTGCTGGCCATCCCCATGTCGCTGTTGGGGACGGTGGCCGTCATCTACTTCCTGGGCTTCACGCTCAACACCTTCACGCTGCTGGGGCTGGCGTTGGCGGTGGGCATCGTCGTCGACGACGCCATCATGGTGCTGGAGAACATCTTCCGGCACGCGGAGGAGGGCAAGGAGCGGGTGCGCGCCGCGCGCGAGGGCACGGCGGAGATCACCTTCGCCGCGCTGGCGGCGACCATGGCCGTCATCGCCATCTTCCTGCCCGTGGTGTTCATGAAGGGCATCATCGGCAAGTTCTTCCTCCAGTTCGGCGTCACCCTCTGCGTGGCGGTGCTGCTGTCGTACGTGGAGGCCATCACCCTGGCGCCGGCGCGGTGCGCGCAGCTGCTCAAGACGTCGCGCGAGGGCCGCAGCAAGGTGGGCGTGTGGGTGGACCGGGCGTTCACGAAGCTGGAGCACGCCTATGGTCGCTCGCTGGCCTGGGGCCTGAAACGGCCCTGGTGGGTGCTGTTCACCGCGGTGCTCATCCTCGCCGCCAGCATCTTCGCCTTCCGCGCGCTGCCCGGTGAGTTCGTGCCGTCGCAGGACCAGAGCCGGTTGATGGTGCGCCTCCAGACGGCGGTGGGCAGCAGCCTGGAGGAGACCAACCGCCTGTTCCAGCGGGCGGAGGCGTTCGCCAGCTCGCGGCCGGAGGTGCAGAGCGTGTTCGCGGTGGTGGGCGGTGGCGGCGGCAACGCCAGCGTCAACGCGGGCATGATGATGCTGACGCTCAAGCCGCCCGAGGAGCGCATGCCCCAGGCGCAGTTCCAGCAGCTCCTCCGCAAGGAGCTCAACAGCTACCCGGGCCTGCGCGCGGTGGTGCAGGACCTGTCGCAGCAGGGCTTCACCGCGCAGCGCGGCTTCCCGGTGGAGTTCAGCGTCCGCGGCTCGGACTGGGACCAGCTGATCTCCGCGAGCCAGGAGATGCGCGAGAAGCTCCAGGCGAGCGGCAAGGTGGTGGACCTGGACACGGACTACCAGCTGGGCATGCCGGAGCTGCGCATCACCCCGGACCGGGCGCGCGCGGCCGACCTGGGCGTGCCGATGCAGACGGTGGCCTCCACCATCAACGCGCTGATTGGCGGCGTGCGCGTGGGCAAGTACAGCACGGGGGGCCGGCGCATCGACGTGCGGCTGCGCCTGCTGGCGGACCAGCGCTCGCGTCCGGAGGACCTGTCGGTGCTGAAGGTCCGCACCGCGGGCGGCGCGCTGGTGCCGCTGTCGTCCCTGGTGCTCCAGGAGGAGCGCCCGGCGCTCCAGGCCATCACCCGGAGGGATCGCGAGCGCGCCATCAGCCTCTTCGCCAACGTCGCGCCGGGCTCCAGCCAGGAGGAGGCGCTCGCCACGGTGGAGCGGCTGGCCAAGGACCTGCCCGGGGGCGTGCGCGTGGTGCCCGGCGGCGCCAGCGTGGCGTTCCGCGACTCCATGAGCAGCCTGTTCTTCGCGCTCTTCCTCGGGATTGGCGTGGCCTACATGGTGCTCGGGGCGCAGTTCAATTCGTTCCTGCACCCGGTGACGGTGCTCACCATCCTCCCGCTGTCCGTGGCGGGGGCGGCCTTCGCCCTGTTGGGGACCGGCAGCACGCTGAACATCTTCAGCATGATCGGCCTGCTGCTGCTCATGGGCATCGTGAAGAAGAACTCCATCATCCTGGTGGACTACGCGCTCCAGGAGCGGGAGCGGGGGGCGGACGCGCTCACCGCCATGCTGCGCGCGGGGCCGGTGCGGCTGCGTCCCATCCTCATGACGTCCACGGCGACGATGATGGCCGCGGTGCCGGCGGCGCTGGCGCTGGGGGCGGGCTCGGAGACGCGCGCGCCCATGTCCATCGCGGTGCTCGGCGGCCTGTCCGTGTCCACGGTGCTCAGCCTGCTGGTCGTCCCGGCCTTCTACGTCGTCGCCGACCGCATCAAGACACGGCTGGGCAACCTGCGGGGCAAGCGGCCGGATGACGAGCCGGGCGAGCCGGGCCACCCCGCGCCGCGCGAGGAGCCCACCCGGCCCGCGGCCCACCACGGCTGA
- a CDS encoding ATP-binding cassette domain-containing protein: MDLRATHLMVQYGARTVLSEVTCALPPGTRALVLGRSGAGKTTLLKALAGLVPARSGQVLWNGEDVSRLSSTERRERQAAFGMVFQTDALFDSLTVRQNVLLPLRRRHVPDAEAERRADEVLRAVGLMDAAETLPERLSGGMKKRAGLARALAARPSVLLADDPFAGLDPGTARQVARVLSEVSRGGTLLVAAPEAPVDLPLPRWLLLRGGRLVHDGPPAPELEQGNDEALP, from the coding sequence GTGGACCTGCGCGCGACGCACCTGATGGTCCAGTACGGTGCGCGCACGGTGCTGTCGGAGGTGACGTGCGCGCTGCCTCCGGGCACGCGGGCCCTGGTGCTGGGACGCTCGGGCGCGGGGAAGACCACGCTCCTGAAGGCGCTCGCGGGGCTCGTGCCCGCCCGGAGTGGGCAGGTCCTCTGGAACGGCGAGGACGTCTCCCGGCTGTCGTCCACCGAACGCCGGGAGCGGCAGGCGGCGTTCGGCATGGTGTTCCAGACGGATGCGCTGTTCGACTCACTCACCGTGCGACAGAACGTGCTGCTGCCCCTTCGGCGTCGCCACGTCCCGGACGCGGAGGCCGAGCGCCGCGCGGACGAGGTCCTGCGCGCCGTGGGATTGATGGACGCGGCGGAGACCCTGCCCGAGCGCCTCTCCGGCGGGATGAAGAAGCGCGCGGGGCTGGCCCGGGCGCTGGCGGCGCGTCCCTCCGTGTTGCTGGCCGACGACCCCTTCGCCGGACTCGACCCAGGCACCGCGCGGCAGGTGGCGCGCGTGCTGTCGGAGGTGTCGCGGGGCGGCACGCTCCTGGTCGCCGCGCCCGAGGCCCCCGTGGATCTCCCCCTCCCCCGCTGGCTGCTCCTGCGCGGCGGGCGGCTGGTGCACGACGGGCCTCCCGCGCCGGAGCTCGAGCAGGGAAACGACGAGGCGCTCCCGTGA
- a CDS encoding ATP-binding cassette domain-containing protein: MSPPPSADDTLRFTDVGIAFEGGRRVLDGLTASLSTRELTFVAGASGSGKSVLCRLAVGLLRPDAGQVELWGTRVDALPERELVRLRRQAPYLVQGPALLDWRTLRENVRLADPRAPDADVEDALGQVGLLEWADRLPPEVGPGAKKRAAIARALVLKPRYLLLDEPTTGLDRRAAAQVEDVLASLKARGLGGLVVTHDYRQLKGLADQVLVVARGRAAYQGPPEGFLASTEPALRVLTAPFMEGATDG, translated from the coding sequence GTGAGTCCGCCCCCCTCCGCCGACGACACCCTGCGCTTCACGGACGTGGGCATCGCGTTCGAGGGGGGCCGCCGCGTCCTCGACGGGCTGACGGCGAGCCTGTCCACGCGCGAGTTGACCTTCGTCGCGGGCGCGAGCGGCTCTGGCAAGAGCGTGCTGTGTCGGCTGGCGGTGGGGCTGCTGCGGCCGGACGCGGGACAGGTGGAGCTGTGGGGCACGCGGGTGGACGCGCTGCCCGAGCGGGAGCTGGTGCGGCTGCGACGCCAGGCGCCCTATCTCGTCCAGGGGCCCGCGCTGCTCGACTGGCGGACGCTGCGGGAGAACGTGCGCTTGGCGGACCCGCGCGCGCCGGACGCGGACGTGGAGGACGCGCTCGGACAGGTGGGGCTGCTGGAGTGGGCGGACCGGCTGCCTCCGGAGGTCGGCCCGGGCGCCAAGAAGCGCGCGGCCATCGCGCGGGCCCTGGTGCTGAAGCCCCGCTACCTGCTGCTGGACGAGCCCACCACCGGGCTGGACCGTCGGGCGGCCGCGCAGGTGGAGGACGTGCTCGCCTCGCTGAAGGCGCGGGGCCTGGGCGGTCTGGTGGTGACCCACGACTACCGTCAGTTGAAGGGGCTCGCGGACCAGGTCCTGGTGGTGGCCCGGGGACGCGCGGCGTATCAAGGGCCACCGGAGGGCTTCCTCGCCTCCACCGAGCCCGCGTTGCGCGTGTTGACGGCGCCGTTCATGGAGGGCGCGACGGATGGATGA
- a CDS encoding MlaE family ABC transporter permease gives MDSRSVSVVVETPARGLGALVLALARELGAIALVAARTVLGLPRLERRELARALVQFGYDSVPLAMATAALAGVIVVLQSGLYIQRFGARAFLGWAAGYGVLWEFGPLLLGLIMSARIGARNAAELATLQVGGQMEGLRGIGLDPFAILVAPRVVAMELSMLTLSTFTFLVAILFEAVAALLTLGLPLRVFFGTFAQMLGALDLVGGVVKVGAFGLAISLVSTAVGLSARGGARAVGQAAASAVVRGCAAIFVLDFLLTLALAGWMS, from the coding sequence GTGGACTCGCGTTCCGTGTCCGTCGTGGTGGAGACGCCCGCGCGGGGCCTGGGCGCGCTGGTGCTGGCGCTCGCGAGGGAGCTCGGCGCCATCGCCCTGGTCGCGGCGCGCACCGTGCTGGGCCTTCCGCGCCTGGAGCGGCGGGAGCTGGCCCGGGCGCTCGTGCAGTTCGGCTACGACTCCGTGCCCCTGGCGATGGCGACCGCGGCGCTGGCGGGCGTCATCGTGGTGCTGCAATCCGGGCTCTACATCCAGCGCTTCGGGGCGCGGGCCTTCCTCGGCTGGGCGGCGGGCTACGGCGTGCTGTGGGAGTTCGGGCCGCTGCTGCTGGGGCTCATCATGTCCGCGCGCATCGGCGCGAGGAACGCCGCGGAGCTGGCCACGCTCCAGGTGGGCGGGCAGATGGAGGGGCTGCGTGGAATCGGCCTGGACCCCTTCGCCATCCTCGTGGCGCCGCGCGTGGTGGCGATGGAGCTGAGCATGCTCACGCTCAGCACCTTCACGTTCCTGGTGGCCATCCTCTTCGAGGCCGTGGCCGCGCTGCTCACGCTGGGCCTGCCGCTGCGCGTCTTCTTCGGCACCTTCGCGCAGATGCTCGGCGCCCTGGACCTGGTGGGCGGCGTGGTGAAGGTGGGGGCCTTCGGGTTGGCCATCTCCCTGGTCTCCACGGCGGTGGGCCTGTCGGCGCGGGGCGGCGCGCGAGCGGTGGGCCAGGCGGCGGCGAGCGCGGTGGTGCGCGGGTGCGCGGCCATCTTCGTGCTCGACTTCCTGCTCACCCTGGCGCTCGCGGGGTGGATGTCATGA
- a CDS encoding MlaE family ABC transporter permease, whose amino-acid sequence MKRVLAFFGAPTVLLARTARATAREGLSWRESVVQLHELGGRSVWLVMSGMAFFGAVLVTIANSQARRFVGNVAVLGPAYFELLIRELGPVVSAVLTASRAGAGHAAELSTMGVNEQIEALEMSAGDPLADLVAPRVVAGLLGVPLLCVLGTVAATLSASAVAGLVFGVDGRAFMDPRYVDGWDLLAAALKAVACGLYIPLAAAVAGLRARGGAEAVGEATTDGVVAASLGCLLIDFAVSLGFQVLRL is encoded by the coding sequence ATGAAGCGCGTGCTCGCCTTCTTCGGAGCCCCGACGGTGCTCCTGGCGCGCACGGCGCGGGCCACGGCGCGAGAGGGCCTGTCGTGGCGGGAGTCCGTCGTCCAGCTCCACGAGCTGGGGGGCCGCAGCGTGTGGCTGGTGATGTCGGGCATGGCCTTCTTCGGCGCGGTGCTGGTGACCATCGCGAACAGCCAGGCGCGCCGGTTCGTGGGGAACGTGGCCGTGCTCGGGCCCGCGTACTTCGAGCTGCTCATCCGCGAGCTCGGCCCCGTCGTGTCCGCGGTGCTCACCGCCTCGCGCGCGGGGGCGGGACACGCGGCGGAGCTGTCCACCATGGGCGTCAACGAGCAGATCGAAGCGCTGGAGATGTCCGCGGGGGATCCGCTCGCGGACCTCGTGGCCCCGCGCGTGGTGGCCGGGCTGCTCGGGGTCCCCCTGCTGTGCGTGCTGGGGACGGTGGCCGCGACCCTGTCCGCCTCGGCGGTGGCCGGCCTCGTCTTCGGCGTGGATGGACGGGCCTTCATGGATCCACGCTACGTGGACGGGTGGGACCTGCTCGCCGCGGCCCTCAAGGCCGTGGCGTGTGGCCTCTACATTCCCCTCGCGGCGGCGGTCGCCGGGCTGCGGGCGCGCGGGGGCGCGGAGGCCGTGGGCGAGGCCACCACCGACGGCGTCGTCGCCGCCAGCCTCGGTTGCCTGCTCATCGACTTCGCCGTGTCACTCGGCTTCCAGGTGCTGCGCCTGTGA
- a CDS encoding TolC family protein, which translates to MPIIRTALATPLVAWMSLTPLAAPAAVPDDAPVASPPPAPAADSAPAAANSARSAADSAPGPAASAVTGSEGSAPLTLEQAVAWAAERNEAALAAQQRALAADARVARARAFFFPELTATGTYTRRSNQSTREVGGQQVVLQRYNAFGANIVARWTLFDARGYPLYRAAKREGEAAGLEAVEARRQISFEAANAFLITLQEQQVFQAAEQRIAFARQSHADAQARAKAGLASTNDVTRAEVEVATAEVDLTSARNLAQTSLLELGYLLVQPVGAGLAMPQALLDDAARPLASHDAITQGALERRPDILASALRVEALKANAQEPLARLLPVLGISGTYRLTNEGGLTGRTGDGFLSADLTWNLFDGGERYAERHERVALTRAAELELQASTRRVDVDIQRARVALENAQAALTQSELAARAARQNAEEQGLLYRQGLSTALTLADASLRMFEAEVALARSRYTLGVALLGLRASVGLDPLGKEP; encoded by the coding sequence ATGCCCATCATTCGCACCGCGCTCGCCACACCCCTCGTGGCGTGGATGTCCCTGACCCCGCTGGCGGCTCCGGCGGCCGTCCCCGATGACGCTCCGGTGGCGTCTCCACCTCCCGCCCCCGCTGCGGATTCCGCACCGGCCGCTGCCAATTCCGCACGAAGCGCTGCGGATTCCGCACCCGGCCCCGCTGCGTCCGCCGTCACGGGGAGCGAGGGCTCCGCGCCGCTGACGCTGGAGCAGGCGGTGGCCTGGGCCGCCGAGCGCAACGAGGCCGCCCTGGCGGCCCAGCAGCGGGCACTGGCCGCGGACGCGCGAGTCGCCCGCGCGCGCGCCTTCTTCTTCCCGGAGCTGACGGCGACCGGGACGTACACGCGCCGCTCCAACCAGTCGACCCGGGAGGTGGGCGGCCAGCAGGTCGTCCTCCAGCGCTACAACGCCTTCGGCGCCAACATCGTCGCGCGCTGGACGCTGTTCGACGCCCGCGGCTACCCGCTGTACCGGGCGGCGAAGCGCGAGGGCGAGGCGGCCGGCCTGGAGGCGGTGGAGGCCCGCAGGCAGATCTCCTTCGAGGCCGCCAACGCCTTCCTCATCACGCTCCAGGAGCAGCAGGTCTTCCAGGCCGCCGAGCAGCGCATCGCCTTCGCCCGCCAATCCCACGCGGACGCCCAGGCGCGCGCGAAGGCCGGGCTGGCGAGCACGAACGACGTGACGCGCGCGGAGGTGGAGGTGGCCACCGCCGAGGTGGATCTCACCAGCGCCCGCAACCTCGCGCAGACCAGCCTGCTGGAGCTCGGCTATCTGCTGGTGCAGCCGGTGGGCGCGGGGCTCGCCATGCCCCAGGCGCTGCTCGACGACGCGGCGCGCCCGCTCGCCTCGCACGACGCCATCACCCAGGGCGCGCTCGAGCGGCGGCCGGACATCCTCGCCTCGGCCCTGCGCGTGGAGGCGCTGAAGGCCAACGCGCAGGAGCCACTGGCGCGACTGCTTCCCGTGCTGGGGATCTCCGGCACCTACCGGCTCACCAACGAAGGGGGCCTGACGGGGCGCACGGGGGATGGCTTCCTGTCCGCGGACCTGACGTGGAACCTCTTCGATGGCGGCGAGCGCTACGCGGAGCGGCACGAGCGCGTGGCGCTGACCCGCGCCGCGGAGCTGGAGCTGCAGGCGAGCACGCGACGCGTGGACGTGGATATCCAGCGCGCGCGGGTGGCCTTGGAGAACGCCCAGGCGGCGCTCACCCAGAGCGAGCTGGCGGCGCGCGCGGCCCGGCAGAACGCGGAGGAGCAAGGCCTCCTCTACCGCCAGGGGCTCTCCACCGCGCTGACGCTGGCGGACGCCTCGCTGCGGATGTTCGAGGCGGAGGTGGCCCTGGCGCGCAGCCGCTACACGCTGGGAGTCGCCCTGCTGGGACTGAGGGCTTCGGTCGGACTCGATCCACTGGGGAAGGAACCGTGA
- a CDS encoding FHA domain-containing protein — translation MAAVILEARCVAPFTVRVRFSDGHEGEANLEPCIVEWPPLRTPDLTEPMRAWLREPGNFETVRVDPASGTLAWGDSRPFEASLVYWRVQKSRVALSLLAADGSLVERRVLGGPREVWTRPLTIGRAADNVLVVDREGVEPHHVKVRAGGGHHPCFFIEVVEGTVSAGGTTSSTPGQVWRVPARQALRLELGPWRLEII, via the coding sequence ATGGCCGCGGTGATTCTCGAAGCCCGCTGTGTCGCGCCCTTCACGGTGCGGGTGCGCTTCAGTGATGGGCATGAGGGCGAGGCGAACCTGGAGCCCTGCATCGTCGAGTGGCCCCCCCTCCGAACCCCCGACCTCACCGAGCCGATGCGCGCGTGGCTGCGGGAGCCCGGCAACTTCGAGACGGTGCGCGTGGACCCGGCGAGCGGGACGCTGGCCTGGGGGGACTCCCGCCCGTTCGAGGCCTCCCTGGTCTACTGGCGCGTCCAGAAGTCCCGCGTGGCGCTGAGCCTCCTGGCGGCGGACGGGAGCCTCGTGGAGCGGCGCGTGCTCGGAGGCCCACGGGAGGTCTGGACGCGGCCGCTGACCATCGGGCGGGCGGCGGACAACGTCCTCGTCGTGGACCGCGAGGGCGTGGAGCCGCACCACGTCAAGGTGAGGGCGGGCGGTGGACACCACCCCTGCTTCTTCATCGAAGTGGTGGAGGGCACCGTGAGCGCCGGCGGCACGACGTCGTCGACCCCCGGTCAGGTCTGGCGCGTCCCGGCCCGTCAGGCCCTGCGGCTGGAGTTGGGGCCGTGGAGGCTGGAAATCATATGA